One window from the genome of Bartonella sp. WD16.2 encodes:
- a CDS encoding AI-2E family transporter codes for MNKISDSHNNPTLQSMKEKIKKSSLRGRYTSYVPAYKQVPLPNSMKKQVFFWLGTLIFFVIFMFVFGAVLLPFVAGIVLAYFLNPIVQLLEKVGIRRVFGTILITLFIVIIFVVALTILIPIASWQIQQFVSSGLPIYVSRIQNFFTESNFDWVGRYFGSDPNELQTDIKVLLGQSSDFITSLLNSLLRSGKSIVNIISLLVVAPVVAFYMLLDWQRMVEAVDSWIPRNHLETVRSIFYEMDRAIAGFVRGQGTVCLILGGYYAIGLTITGLHFGLLIGMFIGLISFIPYIGTMSGFILSGGVAWVQFYPDNWGRIIIIMVVFFIGQFIEGYILQPKLVGSSVGLHPVWLMFALFAFGSLFGFTGMLIAVPASAAIGVLVRFALHTYLNSQMYSQSENSGSVE; via the coding sequence ATGAATAAAATATCAGATAGTCATAATAACCCTACTTTGCAGTCAATGAAAGAGAAAATCAAAAAAAGTAGCCTTCGAGGCCGTTATACTTCTTATGTTCCAGCTTATAAACAAGTACCTTTACCAAACAGTATGAAAAAACAAGTTTTTTTCTGGCTTGGGACATTGATTTTTTTTGTTATCTTTATGTTTGTTTTTGGAGCAGTTTTGCTTCCTTTTGTAGCAGGGATTGTATTGGCTTATTTTCTTAATCCGATTGTACAATTACTTGAAAAAGTTGGTATTCGTCGTGTTTTTGGTACAATTTTAATTACCTTGTTTATTGTTATCATTTTTGTTGTTGCTTTAACAATTTTAATTCCTATTGCCAGTTGGCAAATACAACAATTTGTGAGTAGTGGTTTACCAATTTATGTTAGTCGTATTCAAAATTTTTTTACTGAATCTAATTTTGATTGGGTAGGGCGTTATTTTGGTAGTGATCCAAATGAATTACAGACCGATATTAAAGTTCTTTTAGGGCAAAGCTCTGATTTTATTACATCTCTTTTAAATTCACTTTTAAGATCAGGAAAATCTATTGTTAATATTATCAGTCTGCTTGTTGTAGCACCTGTGGTAGCATTTTATATGTTGCTGGATTGGCAGCGTATGGTTGAGGCAGTTGATTCTTGGATACCACGGAATCATCTTGAAACTGTCCGCAGTATTTTTTACGAAATGGATAGAGCTATTGCGGGTTTTGTTCGTGGGCAAGGAACGGTTTGTTTGATATTGGGGGGGTATTATGCTATTGGTCTAACTATTACAGGACTTCATTTTGGTCTTTTAATTGGTATGTTTATTGGTCTCATCAGTTTTATTCCTTATATTGGTACAATGAGTGGTTTTATTTTATCTGGTGGGGTTGCATGGGTCCAGTTTTATCCAGATAATTGGGGTCGGATTATTATTATTATGGTTGTTTTTTTTATTGGTCAATTTATTGAAGGTTATATTCTTCAACCGAAGCTTGTGGGCTCATCAGTAGGGCTTCATCCGGTATGGTTGATGTTTGCACTTTTTGCTTTTGGTTCGTTATTTGGTTTTACGGGCATGTTGATTGCTGTTCCTGCCTCTGCTGCCATTGGTGTTTTGGTTCGTTTTGCTCTTCATACTTATCTTAATTCTCAAATGTATTCACAAAGTGAGAATTCGGGGTCAGTAGAATGA